In Geminocystis sp. NIES-3708, a single window of DNA contains:
- a CDS encoding type II toxin-antitoxin system HicB family antitoxin, translated as MRYAIVIEKAPSNYSAYCSDLPGCVATGYTIEEVKNEMTQAIAFHLEGLREEDLPIPLPLSLTDYIEAS; from the coding sequence ATGCGTTATGCGATCGTAATTGAAAAAGCACCATCTAATTATTCGGCTTATTGTTCTGATTTGCCCGGATGTGTAGCCACTGGTTATACCATTGAGGAAGTTAAAAATGAAATGACACAGGCTATCGCTTTTCACCTGGAAGGATTGCGAGAAGAAGATTTACCGATACCTTTGCCATTATCTTTGACTGATTATATCGAAGCTAGTTAA
- a CDS encoding helix-turn-helix domain-containing protein yields MIEIIDFGILIKDARKQKGYTQRQLAKKLGIDFTYLSKLENSRPDYAPKEELIRKLADYLNLDEEELIFLAGRIPSQDEDLIKQHYQDMPLLFRRMRENPEFAAKIFQQAKTIDNY; encoded by the coding sequence ATGATAGAAATAATAGATTTTGGGATATTAATTAAGGACGCAAGAAAACAAAAAGGTTATACTCAGAGGCAGTTAGCGAAAAAATTGGGTATTGATTTTACATACCTTTCTAAGTTAGAAAATAGTCGCCCTGATTATGCACCAAAAGAAGAGTTAATTAGGAAATTAGCGGATTATCTCAATTTAGATGAAGAGGAGTTAATATTTTTAGCGGGGCGTATTCCTTCACAAGATGAGGATTTAATTAAGCAACATTATCAAGATATGCCTTTATTATTTCGGCGTATGAGAGAGAATCCTGAATTTGCCGCTAAAATATTTCAACAGGCGAAAACGATTGATAATTATTAG
- a CDS encoding glycosyltransferase family 4 protein, whose product MHIAWLGKKSPFCGNVTYSREITNALLDRGYKVSFLHFSEESDESSPENYVAEVNLPFLYKSQIYTIPAPKSTKILLRSLQKLQPDIVHASLTLSPLDFRLPEICQQLKIPLVATFHPPFDSMWRNIKSSTQYLTYQLYAPSLAKYNQTIVFSELQKDLLIKLGVPASKLAIIPNGVDTEKYSPNQSYFKKKYPQHQLYVYQGRIAVEKNVESLLKAWKYAEMGTNAKLFIIGDGHLTPTLKPLYNQEDGVIWLGAIVDDEKRIDILRSCDVFVLPSLVEGLSLSLLEAMACGLGCVATDAGADGEVLAHAGIVLSTQEVTTQLKTILPLLAHHPEMAGLLGKKARNRVLEKYTLRDNVTKLEQLYKELCSQKVYF is encoded by the coding sequence ATGCACATCGCTTGGCTAGGAAAAAAATCCCCTTTTTGCGGAAACGTGACATATAGCAGAGAAATTACCAACGCTCTGTTAGATAGAGGTTATAAAGTTAGTTTTCTTCATTTTAGCGAAGAAAGTGACGAATCTAGCCCTGAAAACTATGTCGCTGAAGTTAATCTTCCTTTTCTCTACAAATCTCAAATTTATACGATCCCCGCTCCTAAATCTACTAAAATTTTATTGCGATCATTACAAAAGTTACAGCCTGATATAGTTCATGCTTCTTTAACTTTATCTCCCCTTGATTTTCGCCTTCCAGAAATTTGTCAACAGCTAAAAATTCCCCTTGTTGCGACTTTTCATCCCCCTTTTGATAGTATGTGGCGTAATATTAAATCTAGTACTCAGTATTTAACTTATCAACTTTATGCACCTTCTTTAGCAAAATATAATCAAACCATAGTCTTTTCTGAACTTCAAAAAGATTTATTGATCAAATTAGGTGTACCTGCGTCAAAATTAGCTATTATTCCCAATGGTGTTGATACAGAAAAATATTCTCCTAATCAATCTTATTTCAAAAAGAAATATCCCCAACATCAATTATATGTTTATCAAGGAAGAATCGCCGTAGAAAAAAACGTTGAATCTTTATTAAAAGCATGGAAATACGCAGAAATGGGTACAAATGCCAAATTATTTATCATTGGTGATGGTCATTTAACTCCTACTCTTAAGCCATTATATAATCAAGAAGATGGTGTTATTTGGTTAGGTGCGATCGTCGATGATGAAAAAAGAATTGATATTTTAAGAAGTTGTGATGTATTTGTATTGCCTTCTTTAGTAGAAGGCTTATCTTTATCTCTATTAGAAGCAATGGCTTGTGGTTTAGGCTGTGTTGCGACAGATGCTGGTGCAGATGGTGAAGTTTTAGCCCATGCAGGAATTGTTCTTAGCACTCAGGAGGTTACTACTCAATTAAAAACGATATTACCTCTTTTGGCACATCATCCAGAAATGGCTGGTTTACTAGGTAAAAAAGCTAGAAATCGAGTTTTAGAAAAATATACTTTAAGAGATAATGTTACTAAATTAGAACAACTTTACAAGGAATTATGCAGTCAAAAAGTTTATTTTTAA
- a CDS encoding SemiSWEET transporter, which produces MELVTIIGLMAGFLTTISFLPQVIKTWKSQSAKDLSLSMFLSFCIGVFLWLIYGILQTDIPIIISNLITLILAGTILFFKLTYK; this is translated from the coding sequence ATGGAATTGGTAACAATAATTGGTTTAATGGCAGGTTTTTTAACCACTATTTCTTTTTTACCTCAAGTAATTAAAACTTGGAAATCGCAGTCAGCTAAAGATTTATCATTATCAATGTTTTTAAGTTTTTGTATAGGTGTTTTTTTATGGTTAATTTATGGAATTTTACAGACAGATATACCTATTATTATTAGTAATTTAATTACGTTAATCTTAGCTGGAACAATCTTATTTTTTAAATTAACTTATAAGTGA
- a CDS encoding type II toxin-antitoxin system HicA family toxin, with amino-acid sequence MKVKEIIKIIEKDGCYLIRTKGSH; translated from the coding sequence ATGAAAGTAAAAGAAATTATCAAAATCATCGAAAAAGATGGTTGTTATTTAATTAGAACAAAAGGTAGTCATTAA
- a CDS encoding NAD(P)H-dependent glycerol-3-phosphate dehydrogenase, with the protein MTSPQMTILGSGAWGNTLGYLLERSQHSYKIWNRSSLQSLESVTAEADILISAVSMKGVRNVISQLQQFNLKQNTVIVTATKGLDLETTKTPSQIWQEAFPHNSIIVLSGPNLSKEIQKGLPAATVVASNDISAAELVQTIFSSDIFRVYVNNDPIGTELGGTLKNVMAIASGVCDGLKLGTNAKAALLTRALPEMIRVGIHLGASKETFFGLSGLGDLLATCDSPLSRNYQVGFGLGEGKILSAILENLEGTAEGINTTNVLIKLAHKKQISIPIAYQVYLLLKGKISAQEAVKNLMARELKEEFWYIEFN; encoded by the coding sequence ATGACTTCTCCTCAAATGACTATTCTTGGTTCAGGTGCATGGGGTAATACATTAGGATATTTACTAGAACGATCACAACATAGTTACAAGATCTGGAATCGTAGCTCGTTACAATCATTAGAATCGGTGACAGCAGAAGCTGATATTCTCATCTCGGCGGTGTCGATGAAGGGGGTTAGAAATGTTATCAGTCAACTGCAACAGTTTAACCTAAAGCAAAATACTGTTATCGTTACGGCAACCAAAGGCTTAGATTTAGAAACAACGAAAACTCCTTCGCAAATTTGGCAAGAGGCTTTTCCTCATAACTCTATCATAGTTTTATCAGGACCTAATCTATCAAAAGAGATTCAAAAAGGTTTACCTGCGGCGACGGTGGTTGCTAGTAATGATATTTCGGCGGCGGAGTTAGTGCAAACTATTTTTTCTTCCGATATTTTTCGAGTATATGTTAATAATGATCCTATTGGTACAGAATTAGGTGGTACATTAAAAAATGTAATGGCGATCGCATCAGGAGTATGTGATGGGTTAAAATTAGGCACAAATGCCAAGGCGGCATTATTAACAAGGGCATTACCTGAAATGATTAGAGTAGGAATACATTTAGGTGCATCAAAAGAAACATTTTTTGGTTTATCAGGATTGGGTGATTTATTGGCAACCTGTGATAGTCCATTGTCTCGCAATTATCAGGTAGGATTTGGATTAGGAGAAGGTAAAATTTTGTCCGCTATTTTAGAAAATTTAGAAGGCACAGCCGAAGGAATTAACACCACAAATGTTTTAATAAAGTTAGCCCATAAAAAACAAATTTCTATACCTATTGCTTATCAGGTTTATTTATTACTTAAAGGTAAAATTAGCGCCCAAGAGGCTGTTAAAAATTTAATGGCAAGGGAATTAAAAGAAGAATTTTGGTATATTGAATTTAACTGA
- a CDS encoding PAS domain-containing protein, producing MRSPLRTIETKQQLRQIPLKWILIVPFVLQTVGAVGIVGYLSYRNGQKAIENLSDQLMSEVGHNITHHLDTYLEVAQQVNQVNKKVIQSGIINPNDFEKLGKYFWQQLQSYDFTYINYGNEKGEFIGTGYVKKNLEIAELKLPKNNILYSYKPDNLGNRIYPPVVYKGQNPNKAPWYLKAKETDKSIWSPIYNWADVPEEIAISASAPVYDSSNKLLGVVGIDLSLSKISDFLKKLKIGKSGQVLIVERSGLLVANSNNITPYQLSNGIAKQIQIKDIEDSLIQSAIQTINHHFDNWQNINNQDDNIFISNNNTFVQVVPYQDNYGIDWLIIIAIPKSDFTAEIQRSIKQTILLSFLTLLGTMIIGVLTAQHITKPILRLLKAHESFREGKLHEFVPENTNIKELQILSISFFDMANQIQQAMSQSENRYYQLVQQQTDFILRSQPDTTITFANDSLCDALGCTLEQIIGQKWIKFANSEDLETILQKISLLTPENNSFFSENRDKRSNGEIGWTQWINQGIFNEKGQLIELQSSGRDITKLKEIQIALTESEARFQKIAISSPEIIYIVVQRPDGSQYFEYISSAVEEILEVSPEEVLTNPDSFFNQFYPDDISNFERAVLESIQTLSPFHHEWRMITPSGKLKWLQANDRPELRKDGNVAWSGVMLDITDTIESKYRLEKLAKHIPGVIYQYRLSPDGKTSFPYASKGIEDIYGVTPEEVKESADKVFDVLHPEDKDNILHTILESASNLTPWYCEYRVCRQDGQIIWVLGNSTPQKEIDGSIIWHGYIMNITERKQIEIELAQAKEEAEAATKAKSQFLANMSHEIRTPMNGVVGMAQLLSMTQLTHEQGDFVKTIKYSADTLLTIINDILDFSKIESGMMEIEENPLILEDILKSVGHLFYKQALDKGINLTYSINNDVPHEILGDSSRLQQVLLNIIGNALKFTQQGNIIISVQHNQYNHDTSELIISIKDDGIGISGDRINKLFKPFTQADASINRKYGGTGLGLAISKNLIELMGGKIWVESNGNIGGNPPQNWILESITRSSTFYFTLPIKKVFISQKGLKKIPEKPVIEIITTKSKSNLTILLAEDNQINQKVALLALKKLGYTADVANNGLEVLQMLEKKFYDVILMDMQMPEMDGVTATKMIRQSSTRQPHIIALTANILENDRQICLFAGMNNYICKPIIINELKEALHKVTIIT from the coding sequence ATGCGATCGCCATTAAGAACTATTGAGACAAAACAACAATTACGGCAAATTCCTTTAAAATGGATTTTGATTGTTCCATTTGTATTGCAAACTGTAGGGGCAGTGGGAATAGTTGGTTATTTATCTTATCGTAACGGACAAAAAGCGATAGAAAACCTCAGCGATCAATTGATGTCGGAAGTAGGTCATAATATAACTCATCATCTCGATACTTATTTAGAAGTTGCCCAACAAGTTAATCAGGTTAATAAAAAAGTAATTCAATCGGGAATAATTAATCCTAATGACTTTGAAAAATTAGGTAAATATTTTTGGCAACAATTACAAAGTTACGATTTTACCTATATTAATTATGGTAATGAAAAAGGAGAATTTATTGGCACAGGTTATGTAAAAAAAAATTTAGAAATAGCAGAGTTAAAACTTCCCAAAAATAACATTCTTTATAGTTATAAACCTGATAATTTAGGAAATCGTATTTATCCTCCAGTTGTCTATAAAGGACAAAATCCTAACAAAGCACCATGGTATTTAAAAGCAAAAGAAACAGATAAATCGATTTGGAGTCCAATTTATAATTGGGCAGATGTACCTGAAGAAATAGCTATCTCCGCTAGTGCTCCTGTTTATGATTCATCTAATAAACTGTTGGGAGTTGTGGGCATAGATTTAAGTCTCTCGAAAATTAGTGACTTTTTAAAAAAATTAAAGATAGGAAAATCAGGACAAGTTTTGATAGTGGAAAGATCAGGTTTATTAGTAGCTAATTCTAATAATATAACACCCTATCAATTATCTAATGGTATCGCTAAACAGATTCAAATAAAAGATATTGAAGACTCTTTAATTCAGTCGGCAATTCAAACTATTAATCACCATTTTGATAATTGGCAAAACATTAATAATCAAGATGACAATATTTTTATAAGTAATAACAATACTTTTGTTCAAGTTGTCCCCTACCAAGATAATTATGGCATCGATTGGTTAATTATTATTGCTATACCGAAGTCAGATTTTACCGCAGAAATTCAAAGGAGTATTAAGCAAACTATTTTACTCTCTTTTTTAACTTTATTAGGTACTATGATCATAGGTGTTTTGACAGCACAACACATTACTAAACCTATTTTACGACTTTTAAAAGCCCATGAATCTTTTAGAGAAGGTAAATTACATGAGTTTGTACCAGAAAATACTAACATTAAAGAACTGCAAATATTATCTATTTCTTTCTTTGATATGGCGAATCAAATTCAACAAGCCATGAGTCAAAGTGAAAACCGTTACTATCAACTCGTACAACAACAAACAGATTTTATTTTGCGATCGCAACCCGATACAACTATTACTTTTGCTAATGATTCTTTATGTGATGCTTTAGGTTGTACATTAGAACAAATAATTGGACAAAAATGGATTAAGTTTGCTAATTCTGAAGATTTAGAAACTATACTTCAAAAAATATCGTTACTTACCCCAGAAAATAACAGTTTTTTTTCAGAAAATAGAGATAAAAGGAGTAATGGAGAGATAGGTTGGACACAATGGATTAATCAAGGTATTTTTAATGAAAAAGGTCAACTAATAGAACTTCAATCTTCAGGAAGAGATATTACTAAACTCAAAGAAATCCAAATCGCCTTAACAGAAAGTGAAGCTAGATTTCAAAAAATTGCCATTTCATCACCAGAAATTATTTATATTGTAGTGCAACGTCCTGATGGTTCACAATATTTTGAGTACATTAGTTCGGCAGTGGAAGAAATTTTAGAAGTTAGCCCTGAAGAAGTATTAACCAATCCTGATAGTTTTTTCAATCAATTTTATCCTGATGATATATCAAATTTTGAACGGGCAGTATTAGAAAGTATTCAAACATTGTCACCTTTTCATCATGAATGGCGTATGATTACTCCTAGTGGAAAACTAAAATGGTTACAAGCGAATGATCGCCCAGAATTAAGAAAAGATGGTAATGTAGCATGGTCAGGAGTTATGTTAGATATAACTGACACCATTGAATCGAAATATCGTTTAGAGAAACTAGCAAAACACATTCCGGGAGTAATTTATCAATATCGTTTATCGCCTGATGGTAAAACATCTTTTCCTTATGCTAGTAAAGGAATTGAAGATATTTATGGAGTCACCCCAGAAGAAGTTAAAGAAAGTGCTGATAAAGTTTTTGATGTACTTCATCCTGAGGATAAAGATAATATTTTACACACAATTCTTGAATCAGCAAGTAATTTAACTCCTTGGTATTGTGAGTATCGAGTTTGTCGTCAAGATGGGCAAATTATCTGGGTTTTAGGAAATTCTACACCACAAAAAGAAATTGATGGTAGCATTATTTGGCATGGTTACATCATGAATATTACTGAACGTAAGCAAATAGAAATAGAACTCGCTCAAGCTAAAGAAGAAGCGGAAGCCGCCACAAAAGCAAAAAGCCAATTTTTAGCAAATATGAGTCATGAAATTCGTACACCCATGAATGGAGTTGTTGGTATGGCACAACTTCTCTCTATGACTCAATTAACTCATGAACAAGGAGATTTTGTCAAAACCATTAAATATAGTGCGGATACTCTTTTAACTATTATTAATGATATTCTTGATTTTTCTAAAATTGAATCGGGGATGATGGAAATAGAAGAAAATCCTTTAATCTTAGAGGATATTCTCAAATCTGTTGGTCATCTTTTTTATAAACAAGCTCTTGATAAGGGAATTAATCTTACGTATAGTATCAATAATGATGTTCCTCATGAAATTTTAGGAGATAGTTCCCGTTTACAGCAAGTTTTACTTAATATTATCGGTAATGCCCTTAAATTTACTCAACAAGGCAATATTATCATTTCCGTGCAACATAATCAATATAATCATGATACTTCAGAGTTGATCATTAGTATTAAAGATGATGGTATTGGCATTAGTGGCGATCGCATTAATAAATTATTTAAACCTTTTACTCAAGCAGATGCTTCTATTAATCGTAAATACGGGGGTACCGGTTTAGGATTAGCTATTAGTAAAAACTTAATTGAATTAATGGGGGGAAAAATATGGGTAGAAAGTAATGGAAATATAGGTGGTAATCCTCCTCAAAATTGGATTTTAGAATCAATAACTCGAAGTTCAACTTTTTATTTTACCCTCCCGATTAAAAAAGTTTTTATCAGTCAAAAAGGATTAAAAAAAATACCCGAAAAACCTGTTATCGAAATTATTACCACAAAATCAAAATCAAACTTGACAATTCTTTTGGCTGAAGATAACCAGATTAATCAAAAAGTAGCATTATTAGCTCTTAAAAAATTAGGATATACAGCTGATGTTGCTAACAATGGTTTAGAAGTTTTACAGATGTTAGAAAAAAAATTTTATGACGTAATTTTAATGGATATGCAAATGCCTGAAATGGATGGTGTCACCGCTACAAAAATGATTCGTCAATCCTCAACACGACAACCTCACATTATTGCATTAACTGCTAATATTTTAGAAAATGATCGTCAAATCTGTTTATTTGCTGGAATGAATAATTATATTTGTAAACCTATTATTATTAACGAATTAAAAGAGGCTTTACATAAAGTAACCATCATCACCTGA
- the proB gene encoding glutamate 5-kinase: MTQTIVIKIGTSSLTRPQTGNLALSTIASLVETLTNLRQKGYQVILVSSGAVGVGCARLNLTQRPKNINLKQAIAAVGQGRLIRVYDDLFNNLGQPIAQILLTRRDLMERSCYVNASNTFNALLELGVIPIVNENDTVATEELKFGDNDTLSALVASLVEADWLFLLTDVDKLYSADPRVVPSATPIDLVDSEEFANLQVDVTNSGSGWGTGGMITKLRAAKIASSAGVTTVITNGKNPENISKILSGEAIGTKFEAQPKTENARKRWIANGLVAMGKIYLDDGAVKALSTQGKSLLAAGITKIEGEFSNSEAVDLVDFQGQEIGKGIVNYSYDELLKIKGQKSSDIINILGYYGAETVIHRDNLVIFD, translated from the coding sequence ATGACACAAACCATCGTTATCAAAATCGGTACATCTAGTTTAACACGACCTCAAACGGGAAATTTAGCTCTTTCTACCATTGCGTCTTTAGTAGAAACCTTAACTAATCTACGTCAAAAAGGTTATCAAGTAATCTTAGTCTCCTCTGGTGCAGTAGGAGTTGGTTGTGCTAGATTGAATTTGACACAACGACCTAAAAATATTAATTTAAAACAGGCAATAGCCGCCGTGGGGCAAGGAAGATTGATTAGAGTCTATGATGATTTGTTTAACAATTTAGGGCAACCTATAGCTCAAATTTTGCTCACTCGACGAGATTTAATGGAGAGAAGTTGTTATGTTAATGCTAGTAATACTTTTAATGCGTTATTAGAATTAGGTGTAATTCCTATCGTTAATGAAAATGATACCGTTGCCACAGAAGAATTAAAATTTGGTGATAACGACACATTATCAGCCTTAGTTGCGAGTTTGGTAGAAGCAGATTGGTTATTTTTGTTAACAGATGTCGATAAACTTTATTCGGCTGATCCTCGTGTCGTACCTTCGGCAACACCAATAGATTTAGTAGATAGTGAAGAATTTGCCAATTTACAAGTGGATGTAACGAATAGTGGCAGTGGTTGGGGTACAGGTGGTATGATAACTAAATTACGAGCGGCTAAAATTGCCTCTAGTGCTGGGGTGACAACAGTGATAACTAACGGTAAAAATCCCGAAAATATTTCTAAAATTTTGTCAGGAGAAGCCATTGGCACAAAATTTGAAGCACAACCAAAAACAGAAAATGCCCGTAAAAGATGGATTGCTAATGGTTTAGTTGCAATGGGAAAAATATATTTAGATGATGGTGCAGTTAAGGCTTTATCTACTCAGGGAAAATCTTTATTAGCCGCAGGAATCACAAAAATTGAGGGGGAATTTAGTAATTCTGAAGCGGTAGATTTAGTTGATTTTCAAGGGCAAGAAATCGGTAAAGGTATCGTTAATTATAGCTATGATGAATTGCTAAAAATTAAAGGACAGAAGTCTTCAGATATTATAAATATCTTAGGTTATTATGGTGCAGAAACCGTTATTCATCGAGATAATTTAGTTATTTTTGATTAA
- the tkt gene encoding transketolase: protein MVVATQSIQELCVNAIRFLSIDGVEKAKSGHPGLPMGAAPMSFVLWDQFMRFNPKNPQWINRDRFVLSAGHGSMLQYSLLHLFGYDSVTIDDIKQFRQWKSKTPGHPENFVTAGIEVTTGPLGQGIANGVGLALAEAHLAAKYNKPDVTLIDHYTYVILGDGCNMEGISGEAASLAGHWGLGKLIALYDDNHISIDGSTDIAFTEDVSKRFEAYGWHVLHVENGNTDLDAIAAAIAEAKSVTDKPTMIKVTTTIGYGSPKKQNTAGVHGAALGGDEVEATRKNLGWNYEPFVVPQEVYNYFNKAIERGASLEAQWNQTLATYKTKYPTEAKEFETITSGVLPENWSDCLPSYTSEDKPLASRKHSENCLNAISTVLPQLIGGSADLTHSNLTQLKVSGDFQKGAYENRNVHFGVREHAMGAICNAISLHNTGLIPYGATFLVFTDYMRNSIRLSALSEAQVIWVMTHDSIALGEDGPTHQPVEHVASLRLIPDLLVFRPADGNETSGAYKVAIESKKKSSLMALTRQNLPNLAGSSIDAVAKGGYVAACGFAPNELDLILIGTGSEVGLCIDAAEKLKAEGLKVRVVSMPCVELFDAQSDEYKESVLPKAIKKRVSVEAGVTFGWERFVGDEGASIGINTYGASAPGDVVMEKFGFTVDNVVATAKRILG from the coding sequence ATGGTGGTTGCAACCCAATCTATTCAAGAACTCTGCGTTAACGCTATTCGTTTTCTCTCCATCGATGGCGTTGAAAAAGCTAAATCTGGACACCCCGGTTTACCTATGGGCGCAGCTCCTATGTCTTTTGTCTTATGGGATCAATTCATGCGTTTTAATCCCAAAAATCCTCAGTGGATTAACCGTGATCGCTTCGTGCTTTCTGCTGGTCATGGTTCTATGCTTCAATATTCTTTATTACATTTATTCGGATATGATAGTGTTACTATTGATGATATTAAACAATTTCGTCAGTGGAAATCTAAAACACCCGGACACCCTGAAAACTTCGTAACTGCTGGTATTGAAGTTACAACTGGACCTCTTGGACAAGGTATTGCTAACGGTGTGGGTTTAGCTTTAGCAGAAGCTCATTTAGCCGCTAAATATAACAAACCTGATGTTACTTTAATTGATCATTACACCTATGTTATACTCGGTGATGGTTGTAATATGGAAGGGATCTCTGGTGAAGCCGCTTCTTTAGCTGGACATTGGGGTTTAGGTAAACTCATTGCTTTATATGATGATAACCATATCTCTATAGATGGTTCAACTGACATAGCTTTTACCGAAGATGTTTCTAAACGTTTTGAGGCTTATGGTTGGCACGTTCTTCATGTAGAAAATGGTAATACTGATTTAGATGCCATCGCTGCGGCTATTGCTGAAGCTAAATCTGTGACTGATAAACCTACCATGATCAAAGTTACTACTACTATCGGCTATGGTTCTCCTAAAAAACAAAATACCGCAGGAGTACATGGTGCAGCTTTAGGTGGTGACGAAGTAGAGGCTACCCGTAAAAACTTAGGTTGGAATTATGAGCCTTTTGTTGTACCTCAAGAAGTTTATAATTATTTTAATAAAGCCATCGAACGTGGTGCAAGTTTAGAAGCACAATGGAATCAAACCCTCGCTACTTACAAAACTAAGTATCCTACCGAAGCTAAAGAATTTGAAACCATTACTTCCGGTGTACTTCCTGAAAATTGGTCGGATTGTTTACCATCTTATACTTCTGAAGATAAACCTTTAGCTAGTCGTAAACACTCTGAAAATTGCTTAAATGCTATTTCTACAGTTTTACCTCAATTAATCGGTGGTTCTGCGGATTTAACCCACTCTAACCTCACTCAGTTAAAGGTTTCTGGAGATTTCCAAAAAGGAGCTTACGAAAATCGTAACGTCCATTTTGGGGTACGTGAACATGCTATGGGTGCAATTTGTAACGCAATTTCTTTACATAATACTGGTTTAATTCCTTACGGTGCAACCTTCTTAGTCTTCACTGACTACATGAGAAATTCTATCCGTTTATCTGCGTTATCTGAAGCACAAGTTATCTGGGTTATGACTCACGATTCCATCGCATTGGGAGAAGACGGCCCTACACACCAACCTGTCGAGCACGTTGCTTCTTTACGTTTAATCCCTGATTTACTCGTTTTCCGTCCAGCTGATGGTAATGAAACTTCTGGAGCTTATAAAGTAGCTATCGAAAGTAAGAAAAAATCTTCTTTAATGGCATTAACTCGTCAAAACTTACCTAACTTAGCTGGTTCGTCCATTGACGCAGTAGCCAAGGGTGGTTATGTCGCAGCTTGTGGATTTGCTCCTAACGAATTAGACTTAATCTTAATCGGTACTGGTAGCGAAGTCGGACTTTGTATTGATGCCGCAGAAAAATTAAAAGCAGAAGGCTTAAAAGTTCGTGTAGTATCCATGCCTTGTGTAGAATTATTTGACGCACAAAGTGATGAATATAAAGAATCAGTATTACCTAAAGCCATTAAAAAACGTGTTTCTGTTGAAGCTGGTGTAACCTTTGGTTGGGAACGTTTTGTCGGGGATGAAGGTGCAAGTATTGGTATTAATACTTATGGTGCATCTGCTCCTGGTGACGTGGTTATGGAAAAATTTGGTTTTACTGTTGATAATGTCGTAGCCACTGCCAAGAGAATTTTAGGCTAG